From the Scomber scombrus chromosome 22, fScoSco1.1, whole genome shotgun sequence genome, the window ctgaaaaaagtgtgaaaaagagGCTAATGGGGAGAGAAAAACTgatactttttttctctcttcctcattGAAGAGGAACAGAGAAAGGGTGGGGGTAAAAGAGAGTAAGGTGTGCTTTACAAAAATAGGAACAAGGGTTAGTTGTGTTATGTTCGTATGTTGTATTGTGTTAGTTGCTCATCTTCTCATTTATGTCTGTTATATTGATGACAATAAAGTTACAGATGAGATGGAGTACAATTTTCTAAACATCACTATATACACTTGTTTTTGATTCATAGATAAATGGCTGTGAAGtgcaagacagagagaaggcTGTTGCCTTGTTGTCAAGTGAAGATGCAAGGAGCATTATACTACTGGTGACACGGCCGGAAATGCAGGTAAACATACGCACACCTATAGGCTCCCTGCCTTATCTTGACAACCTTGTCAAATAACAGCTTCCTGCTAGGTTGCTACCAACTGGCCTTACTAAGCCTGGTTCTAACTGCTAAGTCGATCTTTTAAGACCAGTCTTTAGAATGGACTTCATGTCGGTTGCACCAACCGAACTTAAGCCTAGTCTTAACTATGTCCAGTCTTACCAATGCGAGCCTATGTGAATGCCCACGCAACTATGGCTATTGCCTAGCAGCCTGCGTTGCTAAGGTATATTGTTAACAATCTTCCAATGTCTTGCTAATTTGTAGCTAATCATTTCTAATTATTCGCAGCGTTATGGAGgatcaaagaaaaagaaaaggcaatttCATGGACATTGAGATAAGAAAATTAATAGAGCGGTACAACGAGCACAAGAAAACACTGACTTCCAAACATTCCAACgtaatgaaaaataacaagaagAAGTCGACTTGGAGAGAAACAACAGAGGCCATAAATGATTGATGATGGGGCAGTCTTCAttaagaaaacaacattcagacaAAAGTGAAATGACCTCCTgagcaaaacaaagattttgACTATACGCCTGCTCTTGGCTAGGCGTAAGATTTATGCCCAGGCTTGATGAGAAAATGTCTTAAGCCTAGATGGTGCAACTGGTGTAAATATTAGGTCAAAATCATAATGCCAAGTTACGATCGACTTACCTTAAGACCAGGCGTAAGCCCTGTTGGTGGTGCAACTGGTCCCAggggcacacacaaacacataatttACACACAGTAGAAGAAAGGTTTCTGACAAGGTGTTGTTATTTCAGCTGGAGGAAGAGGTATGGCTTGATGATGAACAACAGCAGCTTGTGGAGGAACTGAAGATGGAGatcctggaggagaggaggaagcagaaGGAACATAACTTTGACAGGAGCGATGAGGTAAGAGCAAGTAAGCTTTATAGACTTAAATCAAAAGGAGAGACAAACATGTCCAAATAGAGGCAAAGGATATtatggaaagagaaagaaggaagactAAATGAAGGGAGAAGAGGGAAAAGGGCAATGGGGAAGTGAGGGATTGTGAGACCACATAATTTGATTTACGTAATTTTACCACCATTCTCCCTTTCTGAGTCACTATGTAATCAAATCATGAAGAGcaacaaacataaatatcatGTGCAAGTGACTGAAATTACCCCTGAGAAGAGCTAACTGTTCATATTTCTTCATTCACCAGCATCAAGTTGATGAAGAGATGACAACAGACACTGCTACCTGTTCATCCAACAATCAAGACAAAGATAGTGGGTTTGGACGCAGTTCAGACAGTCCAGAGCACCAGCCCCTGCTGGCCAGACTACACAGGAGGAGTCCAGCACATTGCCTTAGAGAACGATGGCGGGCAGATCATCCACACATGAGGAGAGGGGCTGTAATGTCAGAGGACATCCAGTGTCAAAGGACATTGTCCAAAGGCCATGGCAATGAAGGTGTAGTGAGTATTCGCAATAGTGGTGGGATCTTAGGTTTAGAGAATCGCTTCCAGCAACTTCTGGAGCTCAAGTGTCAAATCCGGAATGGAGGCGAATGTGGGGTGTACTCCATTCGACACAGTATAGAGTGTAGTGTTACAGAGCAGGGAGGAGGGGATGGAGATGGCATAGATGATgtagaaggagaaggaggagtggAGCAAGAGTTGAGGATGCTAAATGAGGAATTGCGCAACATTGAGCTGGAGTGCCAGAGCATCATGCAGGCCCATCAGCTCCGCCAGACCCACCAGCTGGACCCCACACAGCCTGCATCCTGTTCACCAGTACGGAGCCCCAAGGAAGGACACAGGCGGCACAGCAGGCTGGCCGACATTCATGAATATCCGGAGAGGTCAGACAGCGATAAGTTCCGAGAAAAGGACAGCTCCAGTGCCTATAACACAGCGGAGAGTGCACGGTCAACACCACTAGGTATGGAGAGATCTCCTGACCACTCACTGCAGAGACACATCAGCATCACCAACCAGAAAAACCTCAGACTGGCATCAGCCACACCCTCCTGCCCCATACCTATCCCCAAGCCCCAGAGTACACCCAGCCGTGGCAGACCAGCAGACCCAGGCTCTGTTATCTCCAGCAGCCCAGACCAGAGTAACCCTTCCCGGTCTGAGTCAGACCCTGCCCTGCCTGCAGACGATGAGAGATgtgagaaaaaagggaggacCAGAGATTCAAGAAGAGGGCTTCCCTATGCCTCCTCATACCAAACAACCCCATATCATGGCCAGGGAGGATCCAGGCAACTTCAGGTAGatataataaagaaaagacAGCAATTGAGTGCTGATATGCTTTTTGAGGCATTTCTGAAGTCATTCTGTGCTaacattattttgtgtgtttcagagctACATGCAGCTGCTACAACAGCACTCATCCCTTGAGTATTCCCAGAGCCAGCTGAGTCTGCTCAGTGTCTGTCGAGATCCCATCCGTAATGGCCGCCCTGGGGAACCACGTCTAGAGTGGAAGGTCAAGGTTCGCGCTGACGGCACACGCTATGTGGCCCGGAGGCCTGCTCGCGACCGCATCCTGAGGGAGCGGGCACTAAGAATTAGAGAAGAGAGAAGCGGAGGTATGACTACAGATGACGATGCTATGAGTGAGATGAAGATGGGCCGTTACTGGagcaaagaggagaggaagcagcACTTGGCACGAGCCAGGGAgcaaaggaagaggagggagttcATGCAGAAGAGCCGTGTTGAGTGTCTCAAGGAGGGACCTGCCAGCGGAGCCGAGGGCAGGAAGGAGATAAACATTTTGGAGCTTAGTCACaaaaagatgatgaagaaaCGTAACAAAAAGATCCTGGACAACTGGATGACCATCCAGGAGTTGATGAGCCATGGGGCCAGAGTCCCTGAGGGCTCAAAAGTACATAACGCCTTCCTTTCTGTCACAACTGTCTAGTGGATGCATACAGTACAGCATATTTTTATGTACTGTACACGTTTATATCAGGTAGCCTGTGTTTCAGGAACTActgctttgtttaaaaaaagtttcagtttgtgaaatttaaaaatgtcactgctGAGGACTTGTAGCATTCCTCCACTTGAAGAATGGTAATCTCTTTTAAATTATTCTCAGACTATAACATTTTAAGAGCTCAGCCATTCAAGACAGGACTTTCTACTGTGTTTTTACATTGGCTTTTGGTAATGCCCTGGATTCTGATGGCAGATGAGTTTGGTAGCATGTTGGTTCAGACGGATTCAAGCAAAAATAATGAACCAACCTGATTACTTCATGTATACTATGTATTGTGTCTCCATACTCTCCATTCTTCTGTTTCATTGCATATGAAGCGACTTCACTTGCCTCGTTCAAGGTGGCATTTTTTATACTGGGggaaatacaatatttttcacGCTTTGTAAACTCAGTAATTTTTGTAAGGGACTTTTTACACTGAATGTCGATGTACtgtaaacattttattgtaatttcctATTTATGTTTGTATCACCAAACTATCAAGGCTAGTGGTGATGATATTTGATTGTACTGTATTCCACACTGTATGTCAGAGCAGCACGGAGAGGAATGAGAAACTTTGTGCAATTCTAGGAGGACAACACATTCTCCATCTCATAAAACACTCTCCTTTCATCTGGTTTATAATGTCACTGGAGTCAGTTGTCAGAAACACTTAATTAAAAGCACTGAAAATATCACGCCTTCTCAAAGACTCATATTATTCATGAGCTTGGAAGGTTTTTTACCTACAGTTTTACCTCAACTTACCGTCAAGACTCTGATATATAATATTGGCTAATTGAATCACTGGAACCCCTTAAGTCAACCCCAAACCCTTAATCCATAAATGTGtgaattatgttaaaaaatttgaatagattcatatttatattgtttactgttatttctatttattgtaAATTTTTATGGTCCATCTGATAAATGTTTCACATTATGTGGCTACCCTTTAAAAGGCCAACACATTTCAAGGTGttgtcaataaaatgtttgCAACTCAAAACTGCTTTTCTCAAAGAAGCTCAGTATTTTGTTGGTGATTGTTGTTTTAGAGGGGATTCTATAGATATTGACCATGATAACACTAGTGATACCCTGACTTTTCCACTAGTGTCAGGCAAGGGATACATAAGAGCAGGCAGCTAAGTCTTATCTAAGATACATAATACTGGGAAATCCTTGTAAAGTGCTACCCATAATCAATACTGTGCAATCAACTCCACTCTAAAATATGGAGCCTATTTGTGGGTGattataaagaaaatgattGTTAATTGAACACATGGGAGTATAAAATGGGAGCTGCATTGATTGCTGCACCTGGATTACAACCGCACCTGCCCTCACACTTTAACATACCAAGCCTCACGATCTCCATATTCACACTCGCAGGAAGTCATAAAGTACTTTGATGTTTTGTGGCTTGATAGCGCACATAATAATTTACCATGTCACCGCAGTTTACAGTATTCATGTATTCACAGTGGAATGACTGACTGGCTGTGTATGTGGGGGGTGTGATATGGGTGCAGTaaagatatgtgtgtgtgtgtgtgggggggggggggttgcatgGCCATTTAGCAATAGGAGGCTTCAAAGCTAAACTATAGTCCCTTTTCAAAGCGTTAAGGAAACGCCAGTGAAATCTCCTCATCCCCTGTCAATCTGCTGTGTCTGTCCACAGCCCACTGAACTGAAGAATTAATGAGAGACATCAGACTGGCATCCCCATTGCCGGCGCCTTTATGCATAATATTAAATCAGGTAAGCAATACACCCACTTTTCTCACAGCTACCTATCTCCCTGTATAATATCCAAGCAGTCACTATATCTGTGTGACAGAAGTGGCACAGGAACTGAGGAATAATTCGTTGCAGTCAACCTCgtattataaatgattaatcTCAATGTGCATTGCAAAGATAATTGAATGTATTTGAATGAATGTTGATCTGTTACACACCAGTAGTATCATGTGGTAACCTATACTGAAATAGGCTTGGATTTCCATACATGTATAAAGCATGCTGGCATGACCAAAAATACTACATAGCTTAATGCCAAGACATTGAGGCTTCAGACTTACAAGAcataatacaaaaa encodes:
- the pdzrn4 gene encoding PDZ domain-containing RING finger protein 4, with the protein product MGCNLCTLQKREEHYKLLYEIAQVNARDFSKVEHDEAVVEAIRRDPIVVQVIRRTPTRGTTAVAHNYSGTPQEVCVADVCTQTDITFEHIMALAKLRPATPPVPDICPFLLSDSCHSIHTMEHEFYECPEYLSNTPAEVERTEEYEYEEVELCRQNSQEKLGLTLCYRTDDEEDTAIYVSQVEPNSIAARDGRIKQGDRILQINGCEVQDREKAVALLSSEDARSIILLVTRPEMQLEEEVWLDDEQQQLVEELKMEILEERRKQKEHNFDRSDEHQVDEEMTTDTATCSSNNQDKDSGFGRSSDSPEHQPLLARLHRRSPAHCLRERWRADHPHMRRGAVMSEDIQCQRTLSKGHGNEGVVSIRNSGGILGLENRFQQLLELKCQIRNGGECGVYSIRHSIECSVTEQGGGDGDGIDDVEGEGGVEQELRMLNEELRNIELECQSIMQAHQLRQTHQLDPTQPASCSPVRSPKEGHRRHSRLADIHEYPERSDSDKFREKDSSSAYNTAESARSTPLGMERSPDHSLQRHISITNQKNLRLASATPSCPIPIPKPQSTPSRGRPADPGSVISSSPDQSNPSRSESDPALPADDERCEKKGRTRDSRRGLPYASSYQTTPYHGQGGSRQLQSYMQLLQQHSSLEYSQSQLSLLSVCRDPIRNGRPGEPRLEWKVKVRADGTRYVARRPARDRILRERALRIREERSGGMTTDDDAMSEMKMGRYWSKEERKQHLARAREQRKRREFMQKSRVECLKEGPASGAEGRKEINILELSHKKMMKKRNKKILDNWMTIQELMSHGARVPEGSKVHNAFLSVTTV